Proteins from one Vicinamibacterales bacterium genomic window:
- a CDS encoding efflux RND transporter permease subunit, translated as MARTYGAAGQMAAAFIHSKLTPLFILASMALGTLAVVALPREEEPQIIVPMVDVFVQMPGATPADIEQRVTRPMEQLLWEVPGVEYVYSTSSPGQSMVVVRFKVGEAEEAALVRLNQKLAANADRIPPGVIGPIVKPRSIDDVPILAVTVWSERYGDDQLRSLAAQLRDAIAEVTDVSEVMLIGGRPRQVRVDIDPARLSAYGLDPLAVQQAIGRTNALGTASGPVAAGQMTGVEAGSRLRTADAVRNTVVTAAGGRPVLVRDVADVVDGDAEPSSYVTFQSGESGAHPAVTISVAKRKGTNAIDVAHHVTQKLDTLKGSLVPSDVHLTVTRDYGETAAEKSNELLWHMLLAVLSVSALIWLVLGRREAAVVLIAIPVTLALTLFMFFLYGYTLNRITLFALIFSIGILVDDAIVVVENIVRHARMSTGESGGLAAIALRAVDEVGNPTILATLAVVAAILPMAFVGGLMGPYMRPIPIGASAAMLFSLVVAFVVTPWAAVRLLKPETHHDHGEEDLLTRLYRRVMGPLIASARMRAIFLAGVAALLLAAVAFVPLKLVTVKMLPFDNKSEFQVMVDMPEGTALETTAQVASALATATLEDPAVVNVQHYVGASAPYNFNGLVRHYFMRRAPHLADLQVNLVGKGERSEQSHDVARRVRERLLPVARQFGATIQVAEVPPGPPVLQTLVAEVYGPDPVRRTAVAAQVKAIFEQTPGVVDTDWYVEEPHSKVQLAVDGEKAAAAGLSAAAVAAVVRMAGSGESAGLLHDDQSREDVPIVVRLPRADRSLEAIQSIRLSGTRPVAVGELTTAVRTPEDASLYHKNLQAVTYVTGDLAGENESPVYAILQMNEALARLELPEGYGLDVFNATQPFDTSKYAMKWDGEWHITIEVFRDLGLAFAAVLLLIYVLVVGWFQSFKTPLLIMAAIPFSLVGILPAHAAMGAFFTATSMIGFIAGAGIVVRNSIILVDFIELRLRDGLPLEQAVVDAGAVRFRPMALTAAAVIVGAGVILFDPIFQGLAISLMAGEVASLLLSRMAVPVLYYMAARREHAAPIAMTQPLETLS; from the coding sequence ATGGCGCGGACTTACGGCGCGGCCGGCCAGATGGCGGCGGCGTTCATTCACTCGAAACTGACACCGCTCTTCATTCTCGCGTCGATGGCCCTCGGCACGCTGGCGGTGGTGGCCCTTCCGCGCGAGGAAGAGCCGCAGATCATCGTGCCGATGGTCGATGTCTTCGTGCAGATGCCGGGCGCCACGCCCGCCGACATCGAACAGCGCGTGACGCGGCCGATGGAGCAACTGCTGTGGGAAGTGCCCGGTGTGGAATACGTCTACTCGACCTCGAGCCCGGGCCAGTCGATGGTGGTCGTGCGCTTCAAGGTGGGTGAGGCTGAGGAAGCGGCGCTGGTCCGCCTCAACCAGAAGCTGGCGGCGAACGCCGACCGCATCCCGCCCGGAGTCATTGGACCCATCGTCAAGCCGCGGTCGATCGACGACGTGCCGATCCTGGCGGTCACGGTGTGGTCGGAGCGCTACGGCGATGACCAGCTGCGGTCGCTGGCCGCGCAACTGCGCGACGCCATCGCCGAGGTCACCGACGTATCGGAGGTGATGCTCATCGGCGGACGGCCCCGCCAGGTGCGCGTGGACATCGACCCGGCGCGGCTCTCGGCCTACGGGCTGGATCCCCTCGCCGTGCAGCAGGCCATCGGGCGCACGAACGCGCTCGGCACCGCGTCGGGTCCGGTCGCCGCCGGCCAGATGACCGGCGTTGAGGCCGGCAGCCGCCTGCGCACCGCCGATGCCGTGCGCAACACGGTGGTGACCGCCGCCGGCGGACGACCCGTGCTCGTGCGGGACGTCGCCGACGTCGTTGATGGCGACGCCGAGCCCTCGTCGTACGTCACCTTCCAGTCGGGCGAGTCCGGCGCTCACCCCGCGGTGACGATCTCCGTCGCCAAGCGCAAGGGCACCAACGCCATCGATGTTGCCCATCACGTCACGCAGAAGCTCGACACCCTGAAGGGATCGCTGGTGCCGTCGGACGTGCACCTCACCGTCACGCGCGACTACGGCGAGACCGCCGCCGAAAAGAGCAACGAACTGCTGTGGCACATGCTGCTCGCCGTGCTCTCGGTGTCGGCGCTGATCTGGCTGGTCCTGGGCCGCCGCGAAGCCGCGGTGGTACTCATCGCGATTCCGGTCACGCTCGCGCTGACGCTGTTCATGTTCTTTCTCTACGGCTACACGCTGAACCGCATCACGCTGTTCGCGCTGATCTTCTCGATCGGCATCCTCGTGGACGACGCCATCGTGGTGGTCGAGAACATCGTGCGGCACGCGCGGATGAGCACCGGGGAGTCGGGCGGGCTGGCGGCGATCGCCCTCCGCGCCGTCGACGAAGTGGGCAATCCCACCATCCTGGCCACGCTCGCCGTGGTCGCGGCGATCCTGCCGATGGCGTTCGTCGGCGGCCTCATGGGGCCCTACATGCGGCCGATCCCGATCGGCGCTTCGGCGGCGATGCTGTTCTCGCTCGTCGTTGCGTTCGTGGTCACGCCCTGGGCGGCCGTGCGGCTCCTCAAGCCGGAGACGCACCACGACCATGGCGAGGAAGACCTGTTGACGCGGCTCTACCGCCGGGTCATGGGGCCGCTGATTGCCAGTGCGCGGATGCGCGCGATCTTCCTGGCTGGCGTGGCGGCGCTGCTGCTCGCGGCCGTCGCCTTCGTCCCGCTCAAGCTGGTGACGGTGAAGATGCTGCCGTTCGACAACAAGAGCGAGTTCCAGGTGATGGTGGACATGCCGGAAGGCACCGCGCTCGAGACGACGGCGCAAGTGGCGTCGGCGCTGGCCACGGCCACGCTGGAAGACCCCGCTGTCGTCAACGTGCAGCACTACGTCGGCGCCTCGGCGCCGTACAATTTCAACGGCCTCGTGCGTCACTACTTCATGCGGCGCGCGCCGCACCTGGCCGACCTGCAGGTGAACCTGGTCGGGAAAGGCGAGCGCAGCGAGCAGAGCCACGACGTGGCGAGGCGCGTGCGCGAACGCCTGCTGCCAGTTGCCAGACAGTTCGGGGCCACGATCCAGGTCGCCGAAGTGCCGCCGGGCCCGCCGGTGCTGCAGACGCTGGTCGCCGAGGTCTACGGGCCGGACCCGGTGCGGCGCACGGCGGTGGCCGCGCAGGTGAAAGCGATCTTCGAGCAGACCCCTGGTGTCGTCGATACCGACTGGTACGTGGAGGAGCCGCACTCGAAGGTCCAGCTGGCGGTTGACGGGGAAAAGGCCGCCGCGGCGGGCCTGTCGGCGGCGGCGGTGGCCGCGGTGGTGCGCATGGCCGGATCGGGAGAGTCCGCGGGCCTGCTCCACGACGACCAGTCACGCGAGGACGTGCCCATCGTGGTGCGCCTGCCGCGGGCCGATCGCAGCCTCGAGGCGATTCAATCCATCCGGCTGAGCGGCACGAGGCCGGTCGCCGTGGGCGAACTGACCACGGCCGTGCGCACGCCGGAAGATGCCAGCCTGTATCACAAGAACCTGCAGGCGGTGACCTACGTGACCGGCGACCTGGCCGGAGAGAACGAGAGCCCGGTCTACGCCATCCTCCAGATGAACGAGGCGCTCGCGCGCCTGGAGCTGCCCGAAGGCTACGGGCTCGACGTCTTCAACGCCACGCAGCCGTTCGACACCTCGAAGTACGCGATGAAATGGGACGGCGAGTGGCACATCACCATCGAGGTGTTCCGCGACCTCGGCCTGGCCTTCGCCGCCGTGCTGCTGCTGATTTACGTGCTGGTGGTCGGCTGGTTCCAGTCGTTCAAGACACCGCTCCTGATCATGGCGGCGATCCCGTTCTCGCTGGTCGGCATCCTGCCGGCGCACGCGGCGATGGGCGCGTTCTTCACCGCCACGTCGATGATCGGCTTCATCGCCGGCGCCGGCATCGTCGTCCGCAACTCGATCATCCTGGTGGACTTCATCGAGCTGCGCCTGCGCGACGGCCTGCCCCTCGAGCAGGCGGTGGTGGACGCCGGCGCGGTCCGGTTCCGGCCGATGGCGCTCACCGCGGCCGCGGTCATCGTCGGCGCGGGCGTCATCCTGTTCGATCCGATCTTCCAGGGCCTCGCCATCTCGTTGATGGCGGGCGAAGTGGCCTCGCTCCTGCTGTCGCGCATGGCGGTGCCGGTCCTGTATTACATGGCGGCGCGCCGCGAGCACGCCGCGCCCATTGCGATGACCCAGCCGTTGGAGACCCTGTCATGA
- a CDS encoding universal stress protein — protein sequence MSTRGNVAWKFPPKVVLVAVDFGDASARAAALAGAVATAFGARLSAIHAERFDPPPYFTLEQITRLEAERRLSETAAASHLAQFVAAATPWPVEARIADEPPVDAILHAAASADLIVVGTHGRSGPGRWWLGSVAERIVRGAAVPVLVTRAGGAAAPVGFDRIVLVGEGIEPASDGLLVAQGLADAFKGRVIPGGSVTRCQPDVMEGASLVVMEMGSSHAAWSITDPVAKVLGACERPVLFVPPHQQPATKN from the coding sequence ATGAGCACACGAGGCAACGTCGCCTGGAAGTTCCCGCCGAAGGTGGTGCTGGTCGCCGTGGACTTCGGCGACGCGTCGGCCCGCGCGGCCGCCCTGGCGGGGGCGGTGGCGACGGCATTCGGCGCCCGGCTCAGCGCGATTCACGCCGAGCGGTTCGACCCGCCGCCGTACTTCACGCTCGAACAGATCACGAGGCTGGAAGCCGAGCGGCGCCTGTCGGAGACCGCGGCCGCCAGTCACCTCGCCCAGTTCGTGGCGGCGGCGACGCCGTGGCCGGTGGAGGCACGCATCGCCGACGAGCCGCCGGTTGACGCCATCCTGCACGCCGCCGCGTCAGCCGACCTGATTGTCGTCGGGACCCATGGCCGCAGCGGGCCAGGCCGCTGGTGGCTGGGATCGGTGGCCGAGCGCATCGTGCGCGGCGCCGCGGTGCCCGTGCTGGTGACCCGCGCCGGTGGCGCGGCGGCCCCGGTGGGCTTCGACCGAATTGTGCTGGTCGGCGAAGGCATCGAGCCGGCCTCCGACGGGCTGCTGGTGGCCCAGGGACTGGCCGACGCCTTCAAGGGCCGCGTCATTCCCGGCGGATCGGTCACGCGCTGCCAGCCCGATGTCATGGAGGGCGCGTCGCTCGTCGTCATGGAGATGGGGAGCAGTCACGCGGCGTGGTCGATCACCGACCCGGTGGCGAAAGTGCTCGGCGCCTGCGAGCGACCGGTGCTGTTCGTGCCGCCGCACCAGCAACCGGCAACGAAGAACTAA
- a CDS encoding DUF2892 domain-containing protein: MNVEQMLRMIAGGFVAASVLLGIYVNQNFLWFTLFVGLNLFQSAFTQWCPMMAILRKAGVRG, encoded by the coding sequence ATGAACGTTGAACAAATGCTGAGGATGATTGCCGGTGGCTTCGTGGCCGCGAGCGTGCTGCTCGGGATCTACGTCAACCAGAACTTCCTGTGGTTCACGCTGTTTGTGGGACTGAACCTGTTCCAGTCGGCGTTTACGCAGTGGTGCCCGATGATGGCGATCTTGCGGAAGGCCGGCGTGCGCGGATGA